The Desertifilum tharense IPPAS B-1220 DNA segment TGGGCGAGTTCTGGGGTGTAAAATTAGTGCGATCGCCTTTTCCAACCTTTGAGAAACAACCATGCAAACGCTGAAACTTCCCAATGGTGATGCAATTCCTGTCTTGGGTATGGGAACGTGGCAGATGGGGGAAAGTGGGAAAAATCGGCAAAGCGAGGTGAAGGCTTTGCAGTATGGCCTCGACTTGGGTTTATCGTTAATTGATACAGCAGAAATGTACGGGGAGGGGGGTGCAGAGGAAGTCATTGCTGAGGCGATCGCATCTCGTCGTTCTGATGTGTTTCTGGTCAGCAAAGTCTATCCCCATAATGCCTCAAAACGGGGCGCGATCGCAGCCTGCGAGCGGAGTTTGCAACGGTTAAAAACAGATTACCTGGATCTTTACCTTTTGCACTGGCGAGGTTCTATTCCCCTTTCGGAAACCTTAGAAGCCTTTGCAACCCTACAACAGGCGGGTAAAATTCGCAGCTATGGCGTCAGTAATTTTGACCTTCAGGATATGCAAGCCGCCATTGGGTTAGAGAATGGATCGCAAATTGCCACTAACCAAGTTCTCTACAACCTAACGCGCCGGGGGATAGAGTGGGATTTGCTTCCCTGGTGTCGCCAGCACAGCATCCCAGTGATGGCTTATTCTCCCATTGAACAAGGCCGGATGCTGAATCATCGTACCCTCAATCAACTGGCAGAGGCGAGAGGGGTAAGTGCAGCACAAATTGCGATCGCCTGGTTGCTCCACCAAGATAATGTAATTGTTATCCCCAAAGCCAGCCGCATCAACCATGTAGAGCAAAATTATAACGCTCTAACTCTGCAATTAAGCCCTGAAGAATTAGCAACCCTCGACAGCGCCTTTCCTCCCCCCAGTCAACCCACCCCCCTAGAAATGCTCTAGGATCAAGACCTGAGAAACCCGGTTTCTAGCACTGGTGCAATATTATGAGGTAATTGAATGATGGCAAAACCAGAAAAACCCCTCACCGGAGAAGCGCTAGTTAAAGAAGTCTGTCGGCGAATTCGGGTAGCGCGCAGCTACTGGGATGCTCATAATAATGCCGCCTGTCGCGGAGAAAGGGAGCGTGCCTTAGCGCTTTACAATACCCTAACGAAAGAACAAAAAGACAAGATTCCCCAACAGTTGCGGGTGTGGCTTCGCTATCGCAGCGAAAAATACTTCGGCGCACACCGTACCCCACCCAAGTCTAAAGGG contains these protein-coding regions:
- a CDS encoding Precorrin-3B methylase, encoding MAKPEKPLTGEALVKEVCRRIRVARSYWDAHNNAACRGERERALALYNTLTKEQKDKIPQQLRVWLRYRSEKYFGAHRTPPKSKGKAK
- a CDS encoding aldo/keto reductase, with amino-acid sequence MQTLKLPNGDAIPVLGMGTWQMGESGKNRQSEVKALQYGLDLGLSLIDTAEMYGEGGAEEVIAEAIASRRSDVFLVSKVYPHNASKRGAIAACERSLQRLKTDYLDLYLLHWRGSIPLSETLEAFATLQQAGKIRSYGVSNFDLQDMQAAIGLENGSQIATNQVLYNLTRRGIEWDLLPWCRQHSIPVMAYSPIEQGRMLNHRTLNQLAEARGVSAAQIAIAWLLHQDNVIVIPKASRINHVEQNYNALTLQLSPEELATLDSAFPPPSQPTPLEML